CGAGGACGTCAACGCCGCCATCACCAAGATGTGGGAGGACGGCACCGCCGCCGAGCTCCTCGAGGAGCACTTCGGCCCGACCGGTCTGGATTACGCCACCGAGCAGCCGGAACTCGACGGCTGCGCCTAGGCCGCAGGCCATCTGACAACACGCGTACGACGCCGGCGGGCCACGGCAGCGGCCCGCCGGCGCAGCGCATGACCGGCTGGATTCCATGGAAGCTTTTCTCGGCAATATCGACTCCGTCATCGGCGGCTTCTCCTGGACCGTCCGACTGACGGTGATCAGCGCGGTGTTCTCGTTCGTCCTCGGCGTGATCCTCACGTCGATGCGGGTCTCCCCCGTGCCGTTCATGCGCGTGATCGCCACCGGCTACGTCGAGGTCGTCCGCAACACCCCGCTCACCCTCGTGCTGCTGTTCTGCGGCCTCGGTCTCAACAGCTCGCTCGGCCTCACCTTCAGCGAGACCGTGGCCTGGAACGTCTACTGGCTCGCGGTGCTCGGCCTGTCCGCCTACACCGCCTGCTTCGTGTCCGAGGCGCTGCGCTCGGGCGTCAACACGGTCCCGTTCGGGCAGGTCGAGGCGGCGCGCTCGCTCGGCCTCACCTTCACCCAGAACCTTCGGCTGATCGTGCTGCCCCAGGCGCTGCGCTCCACCATCGGACCGCTCGGCAGCGTCCTCATCGCGCTCACGAAGAACACGACGGTCGCCTCCGTGGCCGGACTCGGCGTGCAGGAGGCGTCCCGGGAGATGAAGCTGATGTTCG
This sequence is a window from Spinactinospora alkalitolerans. Protein-coding genes within it:
- a CDS encoding amino acid ABC transporter permease produces the protein MEAFLGNIDSVIGGFSWTVRLTVISAVFSFVLGVILTSMRVSPVPFMRVIATGYVEVVRNTPLTLVLLFCGLGLNSSLGLTFSETVAWNVYWLAVLGLSAYTACFVSEALRSGVNTVPFGQVEAARSLGLTFTQNLRLIVLPQALRSTIGPLGSVLIALTKNTTVASVAGLGVQEASREMKLMFDQGVVPVIPTFVGFAIGFLILTLPMGYLFGWMSRRLAVAR